In one window of Arachis ipaensis cultivar K30076 chromosome B06, Araip1.1, whole genome shotgun sequence DNA:
- the LOC107604942 gene encoding GATA transcription factor 2, whose translation MNMEGEFQKEQQVLLVADPASCSKLSTSSTTLDDLFSAQNTEVDVGLEWLSVFVEECFSNPPSYILGPSKSVEATTTTTITTCSSNKNPSSTALLKQNNNNDSSLQNFSVPSKARSKRKRLSAVTNRRRTKTPFSIWSHQNDEPLISDPPLLKQTYWLADSELFVLPKQQKKDSEKDVIAKDGDDDDKDGGGEKGAVVMKRGSLVSLEECSEAEEDGDGGNNNNNNNNNNGENPMPRRCTHCLAQRTPQWRAGPLGPKTLCNACGVRYKSGRLLPEYRPAKSPTFVSYLHSNSHKKVMEMRMAGSVLHS comes from the exons ATGAACATGGAGGGTGAGTTCCAGAAAGAGCAACAAGTGCTGCTTGTTGCTGACCCTGCTTCTTGCTCAAAGCTTTCTACTTCTTCAACCACCCTTGATGACCTCTTCTCTGCTCAGAACACG GAAGTGGATGTTGGGTTGGAATGGTTATCAGTGTTTGTTGAAGAATGCTTTTCAAACCCACCAAGCTATATATTGGGACCTTCAAAGAGTGTTGAggccacaaccaccaccaccataaCTACCTGCTCCTCCAACAAGAACCCTTCTTCAACCGCACTACTGAAGCAAAACAACAACAATGATTCCTCACTACAAAACTTTTCAGTCCCTAGTAAGGCCAGAAGCAAAAGAAAGAGGCTCTCAGCAGTTACCAACAGACGAAGAACCAAAACTCCTTTCAGCATTTGGTCACACCAAAATGACGAGCCCTTGATTTCAGACCCTCCTCTGTTAAAACAAACTTATTGGTTAGCGGATAGTGAACTCTTTGTTTTGCCAAAGCAGCAGAAGAAGGATAGTGAGAAAGATGTAATAGCCAAAGACGGCGACGACGACGACAAAGACGGCGGTGGCGAAAAGGGGGCGGTGGTGATGAAGAGGGGAAGTCTTGTGAGTCTTGAAGAGTGCTCTGAGGCAGAGGAAGATGGTGATggtgggaataacaataataataataataacaataatggtgaGAATCCAATGCCAAGAAGGTGCACACATTGTTTGGCACAGAGGACCCCACAGTGGAGGGCAGGACCATTAGGTCCAAAGACGCTATGCAATGCATGTGGGGTGAGGTACAAATCTGGTAGGTTGTTACCTGAGTATAGGCCAGCAAAGAGTCCTACTTTTGTAAGTTACTTGCACTCCAATTCTCACAAGAAAGTTATGGAGATGAGGATGGCTGGCTCTGTTCTCCATTCTTAG